GATAAATGTTTAGGTGCAGCTCTTGCTTTTGTTGACGCTGGACTTCAGTGGACGAATTAAGCAATGCATCCATCCGTTTTCGGTATCTCTCTTTCACGCCGCAATGCAAGGAACGGAAATTCACAATATCCGGCATTCAAATCGCTATGTTGGCGCTTAACAGGACCACCCGCAACCTCATCTTCTCATATATTCAGAAGAGAGAATTCGCCGgttccctctctccttcccccATCGCCCATCACTTCTGTTCCTACTTTCTCATggcatctcctcctccaccctccGACCTGAAAGCAGCAGCGGTCATGGGCCATCCTGCTCCTCCTCAGCCTCTGCCGAGGGGACATCAGCCCGGTAAACATTCACCCGACCTGCCTTGGCCGCATGGCCCCCGGTCCAATCCCCGCCCACGATGCAGCAGATGCGGAACCGACTGGAAGTCCGAGCTATGGCTTCTTGGTGTCGCGATGGCTGCTATGGCGACCTTTGTGATAGTAGTATGGTATTTAGCCTTCTTCATCGGCGTCCTTGCTGGGCCTGGATACCCCGCGTTGAGAGTTGCTGGGCTGACCGTGTCCAATTCGACGGTCATGGCATCGGCCGGGGCTACTTGGGAAGCTGCCCTATTGGC
The sequence above is drawn from the Eucalyptus grandis isolate ANBG69807.140 chromosome 11, ASM1654582v1, whole genome shotgun sequence genome and encodes:
- the LOC104430438 gene encoding uncharacterized protein LOC104430438; amino-acid sequence: MLALNRTTRNLIFSYIQKREFAGSLSPSPIAHHFCSYFLMASPPPPSDLKAAAVMGHPAPPQPLPRGHQPGKHSPDLPWPHGPRSNPRPRCSRCGTDWKSELWLLGVAMAAMATFVIVVWYLAFFIGVLAGPGYPALRVAGLTVSNSTVMASAGATWEAALLAQKPEHFGNLFLHKVHCFLYYQGDAEQPLALALAKPFVLRSTDRTVIKVKIRMERPAKAVVENMHRECRSVGTVAVGLELRMQGTYVLGSWWKKNYGLIEARCGHLRIALTNSCGEGSLVTGNNLATLPSDNLPSCSYNGYDYSW